The following are from one region of the Myxococcales bacterium genome:
- a CDS encoding transglycosylase SLT domain-containing protein has protein sequence MTPKRRFVRFAQLVSAALLVAAAGSGAAAPRARGDASPTSLAVQKLGEGVRAFRAGAHAAAARHLRQALEGQVRNQDYATHYLAESLAALGKTGEAIRLFERVAHVRGSRFANPARWRAVDLRWEAGERSSAARQYERLVSTRVPGGDRAKALVRVGEDAAARGAPAAARAALEKLLVDDPSHPLVPEAERRLVQLDDAPEGSPHVLSPRLRLARAQRLSDRRRWDEAISELEALAVPPELEAERAFVLGQAKYRSRKNYGDAARLLASAAQGLSGEKATWAAFHAARALSRADRDDEAIAAYLAFSRAYPRATYAAEAQFLAGWLDFNRGRFAEGIPALAETLRRFGKTPYAADAAWYLALSAYFQGDARTALTHLDEFAARTRDGKRRRIWPEDRVTYWRARCEQTLGHDDVARSLYTKLVAAEPLRWYGLLAAARLAAQNHDVPLALPRGEAPLAPLDRKARRDPALLRVDELLAAGLPHDAGLELESGAEGVLTRLGRERGLAAVIDRSQAAGVWAKAYRLADVLGSRALGAAPEGAVRRIWQTVFPLAYRPLVETYAAAAGNPDHYLYAIMHKESGFDPNVVSYADARGLLQMIPPTSRRVAASLGEPFADETLLDPETNIRLGAHYIGALYRKFNEQVPLAAGSYNAGPNAMARWLDRHGAHPLDEFVELVSYEQTREYIKRVTGIYARYRYLYAQERYLPNLEINARYRDDGPNY, from the coding sequence CGGAACCAGGACTACGCCACCCACTACCTTGCCGAAAGCCTGGCAGCGCTGGGAAAGACGGGCGAAGCCATCCGCCTCTTCGAGCGGGTTGCGCATGTACGCGGCTCCCGGTTTGCGAACCCCGCCCGCTGGCGCGCCGTCGACCTGCGCTGGGAGGCGGGTGAACGCTCTTCGGCGGCCCGGCAGTACGAGCGGCTCGTCTCGACCCGGGTGCCGGGGGGGGATCGCGCCAAGGCTCTGGTACGGGTGGGCGAGGACGCGGCGGCCCGGGGGGCTCCTGCCGCCGCGCGCGCCGCGCTCGAAAAGCTGCTGGTCGATGACCCCTCGCACCCCCTTGTGCCTGAAGCAGAGCGCCGGCTGGTTCAGCTCGACGACGCGCCCGAGGGCTCCCCCCACGTGCTCTCCCCGCGCTTGCGGCTCGCGCGGGCCCAGCGGCTCTCGGACCGTCGCCGCTGGGACGAGGCCATCTCGGAGCTGGAGGCCCTCGCGGTGCCGCCCGAGCTCGAGGCCGAACGCGCCTTCGTGCTCGGGCAAGCCAAGTACCGGTCCCGCAAGAACTACGGGGACGCCGCCCGGTTGCTGGCCAGCGCCGCGCAAGGGTTGTCGGGCGAAAAGGCCACATGGGCTGCGTTCCACGCCGCGCGCGCGCTATCGCGGGCCGATCGAGACGACGAAGCGATCGCGGCCTACCTGGCATTTTCGCGCGCGTACCCCCGCGCCACGTACGCGGCCGAGGCGCAGTTTCTGGCGGGCTGGCTCGATTTCAACAGGGGTCGCTTCGCCGAGGGCATCCCCGCGCTTGCGGAGACCTTGCGCCGCTTCGGCAAAACGCCCTACGCCGCCGATGCGGCCTGGTACCTCGCCCTGAGCGCCTACTTCCAGGGCGACGCCCGCACGGCGCTCACTCACCTCGACGAGTTCGCGGCAAGGACGCGGGATGGGAAACGGCGGCGCATCTGGCCTGAAGATCGGGTGACCTACTGGCGGGCCCGTTGCGAGCAGACGCTCGGACACGACGACGTGGCCCGATCGCTCTACACGAAGCTCGTGGCCGCGGAACCGCTGCGTTGGTACGGCCTGCTCGCGGCGGCGCGGCTGGCCGCGCAGAATCACGACGTGCCCCTGGCCTTGCCGCGCGGCGAGGCCCCCTTGGCCCCTCTCGATCGCAAGGCCCGGCGCGATCCTGCGCTCCTGCGGGTGGACGAGCTTTTGGCCGCGGGGCTTCCTCACGACGCCGGGCTCGAGCTCGAAAGTGGCGCCGAGGGTGTGCTCACGCGGCTCGGCCGGGAACGAGGCCTCGCCGCCGTGATCGATCGCTCCCAGGCGGCGGGCGTCTGGGCCAAGGCTTACCGCTTGGCTGACGTCCTTGGCAGCCGCGCCCTCGGGGCGGCGCCGGAGGGGGCTGTCCGCCGGATTTGGCAAACCGTGTTTCCGCTCGCTTATCGTCCACTGGTCGAGACGTACGCGGCGGCCGCCGGCAACCCCGATCACTATCTCTACGCCATCATGCACAAGGAATCGGGCTTCGATCCGAACGTGGTCTCGTACGCAGACGCCCGGGGCTTGCTACAGATGATCCCTCCCACGAGCCGGCGCGTGGCGGCGTCCCTGGGTGAGCCCTTCGCCGACGAGACTCTCCTGGATCCCGAAACCAACATACGCCTGGGGGCGCACTACATCGGCGCGCTCTACCGCAAGTTCAACGAACAGGTGCCTCTGGCTGCGGGCTCGTACAACGCAGGGCCGAACGCCATGGCCAGGTGGCTCGACCGCCACGGCGCCCACCCGCTCGACGAGTTCGTGGAACTCGTGTCCTACGAGCAGACCCGCGAGTACATCAAGCGGGTGACGGGCATCTACGCGCGCTACCGCTACCTTTACGCCCAGGAGCGCTACCTCCCGAACCTCGAGATCAACGCGCGCTACCGCGACGACGGCCCCAACTACTAG
- a CDS encoding efflux RND transporter periplasmic adaptor subunit, with the protein MDSGAVRFRRDLPVERVETDGYTFFEVKRPGGEAFRLYEFEHQVALELDGKTWEQVCATVRDKHDLVLTPAQIEAFAAGLAELELLEAGAFADAPPPVRKGPVAPGPDPATASLPRADSAEAADLDAFENEPTAGLGRPSLLGPGLGASRSVSAELPVDSEQRQRAASWHEAEPTALMNSLSDLLAVSRAKTGETVIEAETEAEPEETSGPGLPFGTAASPRMTMEIMAAAARFDDPFPLPEAAPEAPSSPSPSSSPTGHRPGRLWVWALVAIALAVGIGFALFRFVLAPPAGPVSVTTVLPAPVAVYRWFETTGTLQAAAAATLSLPAGGQLAEVREAGMRFAPGDVLAVTEEGKKLRKEVDHLRERIAYYQQMLETMTAEGNKAEARQAELKLKDKQRAFDEAFRAFRELAVVAPSSGVIERVLASAPERLRPGAPVFALQSRKVRGVFRLTKDEMAQAERLAFCRALVQDKPFDCAFVPGDEPEALAIELPAEAPDTEGLTVALARARYDGVFAVPARAVVQVGNTERLFVAAPSGRAEVRAVSLAERGPEEALVAQGLEVGDAVIIEAPPTLAPNVRIQVGKRILQ; encoded by the coding sequence ATGGATAGCGGCGCGGTGCGCTTTCGGCGGGATCTCCCCGTCGAGCGGGTGGAGACGGACGGCTACACGTTTTTCGAGGTGAAGCGCCCGGGCGGCGAAGCCTTCCGGCTTTACGAGTTCGAGCATCAAGTTGCGCTCGAGCTTGATGGCAAAACGTGGGAGCAAGTATGCGCAACGGTGCGGGACAAACACGACCTCGTGCTCACGCCGGCGCAAATCGAGGCCTTCGCTGCCGGCTTGGCTGAGTTGGAGCTGCTCGAGGCCGGGGCGTTTGCGGACGCTCCGCCGCCCGTGCGAAAGGGCCCTGTCGCGCCCGGCCCCGACCCTGCCACGGCTTCGCTGCCGCGCGCAGATTCGGCCGAGGCGGCAGACCTCGACGCGTTCGAGAACGAACCCACCGCGGGCCTTGGCCGGCCCTCGCTCCTCGGACCGGGTCTCGGCGCTTCCCGATCCGTGTCCGCGGAGCTGCCCGTGGACAGCGAACAACGGCAACGCGCGGCCTCGTGGCACGAGGCAGAGCCCACGGCCCTCATGAACAGCCTCTCCGACCTGCTCGCCGTCTCCCGTGCGAAGACGGGGGAGACCGTGATCGAAGCCGAGACCGAGGCCGAGCCTGAGGAGACCTCGGGCCCCGGTCTTCCCTTCGGCACGGCGGCTTCGCCCCGGATGACCATGGAGATCATGGCGGCCGCGGCGCGCTTCGACGATCCCTTCCCGTTGCCTGAAGCCGCCCCCGAGGCGCCTTCTTCACCGAGTCCCTCTTCGTCCCCGACTGGGCACCGCCCCGGACGGCTTTGGGTGTGGGCCCTCGTGGCCATTGCGCTGGCCGTGGGTATCGGATTTGCTCTCTTCAGGTTCGTCCTGGCCCCTCCCGCGGGCCCCGTGTCGGTGACGACGGTCTTGCCTGCCCCGGTGGCGGTGTACCGGTGGTTCGAAACGACGGGCACCCTGCAGGCGGCCGCCGCCGCGACCCTGTCCTTGCCTGCGGGCGGTCAGCTGGCAGAGGTCCGCGAGGCCGGGATGCGGTTTGCGCCCGGGGACGTATTGGCTGTAACCGAAGAGGGCAAAAAGCTGCGCAAAGAGGTGGACCACCTGCGCGAACGGATCGCCTACTACCAGCAGATGCTCGAGACGATGACGGCCGAGGGAAACAAGGCCGAGGCCCGCCAGGCCGAGCTGAAGCTCAAAGACAAGCAGCGCGCCTTCGACGAGGCCTTTCGGGCCTTCCGTGAGCTGGCCGTGGTGGCCCCGTCGAGCGGCGTCATCGAGCGGGTGCTGGCTTCGGCCCCGGAGCGTCTCAGACCCGGCGCTCCGGTCTTTGCTCTGCAAAGCCGCAAGGTGCGCGGCGTGTTTCGATTGACCAAGGACGAGATGGCACAAGCCGAGCGTTTGGCGTTCTGCCGGGCCCTGGTGCAGGACAAACCCTTCGATTGTGCGTTCGTGCCCGGCGACGAACCCGAGGCGCTGGCCATAGAGTTGCCGGCCGAGGCCCCCGACACCGAGGGGCTGACGGTGGCCCTGGCGCGGGCCCGCTACGACGGTGTCTTCGCCGTGCCCGCGCGCGCGGTGGTGCAGGTGGGTAACACCGAGCGGCTCTTCGTCGCGGCCCCCTCGGGCCGGGCCGAGGTGCGCGCCGTGTCCCTGGCTGAGCGCGGACCAGAGGAGGCCCTCGTGGCGCAAGGGCTCGAGGTGGGCGATGCGGTGATCATAGAAGCGCCCCCAACCCTGGCACCGAACGTGCGCATCCAGGTGGGCAAACGCATCTTGCAGTAA
- the malQ gene encoding 4-alpha-glucanotransferase, which yields MSIQPSRRSAGVVMPLFSLRSDAGWGVGEIPDLIPFSGWAADAGFSAVMLLPFHEVWPGETSPYGAVTAFALDPVFLRLDACEDFRALGGEAGVLGPSERERLVACRAAERVSWDEVRALKSTAVRRAHEHFTRTAPGTPRYEAFERFCRDEAHWLDDYALYHALATQHSPNWAAWPQPVRDREPEALAAARRELATWVSYRQYVEWQLTLQWHEAREQANRRGVSFAGDLPFVVSRDAADVWANQRAFRLDLRLGAPPDEFSAEGQDWGLPVYDWDFLKRHDYAWLRARAERSSRLCGMWRIDHVVGLFRSYYQTHTGEPPGFLPPDEPSQRAQGRATLEAFRAAGDILAEDLGVIPPFVRASLKELRIPGFKVLRWERDELIYRDPRQWDEVSVATTGTHDTDTQKEWWQTLPHAEREAILRLPGLEPFGPDAGYTAALRDALLRLVYEAPSRLVLVPFQDALGLEGRVNLPGSVSPANWTYRMPMSLETLTTDRATMHRLRELAAVTGRLPQG from the coding sequence ATGTCGATACAGCCGTCGAGGAGAAGCGCCGGGGTGGTGATGCCGCTTTTTTCCCTGCGCTCGGACGCGGGGTGGGGCGTGGGGGAGATCCCGGATCTCATTCCGTTCAGTGGGTGGGCCGCCGACGCGGGGTTCTCGGCGGTGATGCTGTTGCCCTTTCACGAAGTGTGGCCCGGGGAGACGAGCCCCTACGGCGCCGTGACGGCGTTCGCGCTCGACCCCGTGTTTTTGCGTTTGGATGCCTGCGAGGACTTCCGCGCGCTCGGGGGGGAGGCGGGGGTCTTGGGCCCGTCCGAGCGGGAACGTCTCGTGGCCTGCCGCGCGGCCGAGCGGGTTTCATGGGATGAGGTGCGCGCGCTCAAGAGCACCGCCGTGCGCCGGGCTCACGAGCACTTCACCCGTACGGCCCCGGGGACGCCACGGTACGAAGCGTTCGAGCGGTTCTGCCGCGACGAGGCCCACTGGCTCGACGACTACGCGCTCTACCACGCCCTCGCCACGCAACACTCTCCCAACTGGGCCGCGTGGCCCCAACCCGTGCGCGACCGAGAGCCGGAGGCACTGGCGGCCGCCCGCCGGGAGCTGGCCACGTGGGTGAGCTACCGCCAGTACGTCGAGTGGCAGCTCACGCTCCAGTGGCACGAAGCCCGAGAGCAAGCGAACCGGCGTGGTGTCAGCTTCGCGGGTGACTTGCCGTTCGTGGTCTCGCGCGATGCCGCCGACGTCTGGGCCAACCAACGTGCCTTCCGCCTCGACCTGCGCCTCGGCGCCCCTCCTGACGAGTTCTCGGCCGAAGGGCAGGACTGGGGGCTTCCGGTCTATGACTGGGACTTCCTCAAGAGGCACGACTACGCCTGGCTCCGCGCGCGGGCGGAGCGCTCGAGCCGACTGTGCGGCATGTGGCGCATCGATCATGTCGTGGGTCTTTTCCGTTCTTACTATCAGACCCACACCGGTGAGCCGCCAGGCTTCCTTCCCCCCGATGAGCCCTCGCAGCGTGCCCAGGGTCGCGCCACGCTCGAGGCCTTCCGCGCGGCGGGAGACATCCTGGCCGAGGACCTGGGAGTCATTCCGCCCTTCGTCCGCGCCAGCTTGAAGGAGCTCCGCATCCCGGGCTTCAAGGTGCTGCGCTGGGAGCGAGACGAGCTCATCTACCGGGACCCTCGTCAGTGGGACGAGGTTTCGGTGGCAACGACCGGCACCCACGACACCGACACCCAAAAGGAATGGTGGCAAACCCTACCCCACGCCGAGCGAGAGGCGATCTTGCGCTTGCCCGGACTCGAGCCCTTCGGCCCGGATGCGGGCTACACGGCCGCGCTGCGGGATGCCCTTTTGCGCCTGGTCTACGAGGCGCCGTCCCGCTTGGTGCTCGTCCCGTTCCAGGACGCGCTCGGCCTCGAGGGGCGGGTGAACTTGCCGGGGAGCGTTTCACCCGCGAACTGGACGTATCGTATGCCGATGAGCCTGGAGACGCTCACCACCGACCGGGCGACGATGCATCGGCTGCGCGAGCTCGCTGCGGTCACGGGCCGGCTCCCGCAGGGCTGA